The following is a genomic window from Gadus morhua chromosome 23, gadMor3.0, whole genome shotgun sequence.
aggCATCTAGAAGCAAATGACATGTAATAACACATAGGTCTGTGTGATATAAACCTGCATCATAAAAGATTATTAAAAAGGCAAACATCTTAATCAAAATGAAAATACATCAAATCATATTTAGCAACATTTGACTAAAATTAAAATACTGTTGAAATAAGCTTTGTTATGTTCGAAAGTGTTGAATGGCCTACCAGATATGTGATATCATCTAGCATGTGTATaacacccgtgtgtgtgtgtgtgtgtgtgtgtgtgtgtgtgtgtgtgtgtgtgtgtgtgtctgtgtgagacaCCCCTGTATGTGTGTTACACCCTTGTTTTGGTATAACACACCACCAACTTATTAGTGTggacccaggtgtgtgtgtgtagatactTAATGGGTCTGTTTAACAACTGTGTATGTGCTATGACTTAATGTGTATTATGATctagtgcgtgtgcgtgtatgtgtgtgtgtgcgtgtgacgaCCTAGCATGCACGCCAAAGCTGCTGGAATGAGTACGGAAGGTATGTAATCGtttacccataatgcaccacATGAACGTAGCTTATGAAATGGCTCTGTAAGCACCGATGTCCGAGAGAACTTAATGTAACGTGATTCCACCGATCAAAGCCGGCCCGCCCGGCCCTTCCATGACAACATGATATGTATGTAGTGttggctcctcctctcccattgGTCGACGAGGATGAGAATAGCAGCTCCATCATCAGGTCAGGTCTTCCTATTTAGTCtctagaggtcaaaggtgaccctttttttcattttcctatctctcctccagctctccggggggggcggggctatcTGAGACCGGCCCGGGAGCTCATCCACTCCAGACCCTGACACAACCTGGGGACGAGAACACACTTAACACCTTCACCTGTGGACAACCTgggtacgacacacacacacacacacacacacacacacacacacacacacacacacacacacacacacacacacacacacacacacacacacacacacacacacacacacacacacacacacacacacacaccagggctgGATGTGTGTCTATGGATATAGAgtgtctcacccctctcctgTGAGGGTTGGATGCGTGTCTatagtagggctttgactccgaacttcgtaaTTCGAATAgaatttgaatatcaaaaaataaatcaaaattcgaacgaatattaggcagcccttaatattcgaacctgttatgggcaggtcaagagggagagacttcagagaacccgacgcagtctattcataatattgtaatgaccacggaagaggcagtgaatgaagtattgattagacagcgatttatcagaaacccaataaaccgttggaacaagcaagaccggtaaccatagcaacgccggtaaacaaaccttgcaAAACCCAATGCAgtgctgaatccgaatactccgtcttatagtatgcattttgtagtacgccacaaaaatagcgcgtccgaatgctcagtacggattgtgtagtacggaaaacgttaaagaatgcgtactaccgccacagtatacaacggtaggtcacctcactatcccacaatgcaaccggagtctggtaacgaacaaagaagagatggctgacccgacactaccaacagcggcttagaaagacgtcgtagaaagcggcgaaaaaagagtaattaaaaagagtaaaaaggTAGAGTAAGtcattaagtaaaaagagacattttaaatttaatagcaacgatgacaagacggaaaacaggtaacttatcaaggtaattttgccggcatctgaggggagatacgtcatctccaaacatccggtggagtttcggcggtgttcggcagcgttcagaggcgttctacgcatagttgtagaccgtactacactgtcaagtgtagtacggtcttcagctatgcgtagaacgcttCTGTtcagtagacactgaacagaaatagtatgtactaattattcggattcagcccaggtcttactgaaggcattaaATTgtcaaaatattaataataaatattcgaatatattcgaatattaatattaataaacaaacaaactttgaatatgatttttgggcaaaagtcaaagccctagccTATAGAACTAGAGCGTGTCTCACCCCTCCCTGGTCAGGGTTAGATGCGTGTCTATAGATCTAGAGCGTGTCTCACCCCTCCCCGGTGAGGGTAGGATGCGTGTCTATAGATCTAGAGCGTGTCTCACCCCTCCCCGGTGAGGGTAGGATGCGTGTCTATAGATCTAGAGCGTGACTCACCCCTCCCCGGTCAGGGTTAGATGCGTGTCTATAGATCTAGAGCGTGACTCACCCCTCCCCGGTCAGGGTTAGATGCGTGTCTATAGATCTAGAGCGTGTCTCACCCCTCCCCGGTGAGGGTAGGATGCGTGTCTATAGATCTAGAGCGTGTCTCACCCCTCCCCGGTGAGGGTAGGATGCGTGTCTATAGATCTAGAGCGTGTCTCACCCCTCCCCGGTCAGGGCGCAGCAGGACTGGATGTGCCAGGGGTGGTCCTTGATGGTGCTCAGGCTGAGGTACTTGGAGATCTCCGCTGCAGACATGCAGCCCTTCATGTCCTGCTTGTTGGCCAGGATCAGAACCGCAGCCTTACGCAGatcctacgcacacacaccaacacacacgcacgcacacactggttTAGGACATGTTCCTAAGCCTTATGTGTAGGTTGTTTATGGACGTCGTCGTGGTTACCTCGTTGGCCAGCATGCGGTACAGTTCTTCTTTAGAGATGACCAGCCGCTCTCGGTCTGTGCTGTCCACCACCAGGATGATAAACTACAGACAGAAACACCAGGATGATGAACTACAGACAGAAGCACCAGGATGATGAACTACAGACAGAAGCACCAGGATGATGAACTACAGACAGAAGCACCAGGATGATGAACTACAGACAGAAGCACCAGGATGATAAACTACAGACAGAAGCACCAGGATGATAAACTACAGACAGAAGCACCAGGTTGATGAACTACAGACAGAAGCACCAGGATGATGAACTACAGACAGAAGCACCAGGATGATGAACTACAGACAGAAGCACCAGGATGATGAACTACAGACAGAAGCACCAGGATGATGAACTACAGACAGAAGCACCAGGATGATGAACTACAGACAGAAGCACCAGGATGATAAACTACAGACAGAAGCACCAGGATGATGAACTACAGACAGAAGCACCAGGATGATGAACTACAGACAGAGGCACCAGGATGATGAACTACAGACAGAAGCACCAGGATGATGAACTACAGACAGAAGCACCAGGATAATGAACTACAGACAGAAGCACCAGGATGATAAACTACAGACAGAAGCACCAGGATGATGAACTACAGAGAAGCACCAGGATGATGAACTACTGACAGAAGCACCAGGATGATAAACTACAGACAGAAGCACCAGGATGATAAACTACAGACAGAAGCACCAGGATGATGAACTACAGACAGAAGCACCAGGATGATGAACTACAGACAGAAGCACCAGGATGATGAACTACAGACAGAAGCACCAGGATGATGAACTACAGACAGAAGCACCAGGATGATAAACTACAGACAGAAGCACCAGGATGATGAACTACAGACAGAGGCACCAGGATGATGAACTACAGACAGAAGCACCAGGATGATGAACTACAGACAGAAGCACCAGGATGATAAACTACAGACAGAAGCACCAGGATGATAAACTACAGAGAGAAGCACCAGGATGATGAACTACAGACAGAGAAGCACCAGCATGATAAACTACAGACAAAGAAGCACCATGATGCAACTAGAGGCGGAGACCACCATCagaaacactacacacacacaccgcagggtCTATTAGGACGTGGTGTGGCTCTCCCTATCAGACACTAGACACTGCAGAGGCAAGAAGGACCTGGTTCTGTCTCTTCCTATCAGAAACTACACACTGCAGGCCCAAGTGCAGTGTGTGGCTCTCCTTTCTCTGACACGGCCGTCTGTTAGCACACTGAATAGAAAGGAGCTTTAGTGAGGGTGTAACCTTTGACCTAGGGGGAGGGGCCTTTGACCTGCCACTGCCTCGCTCCATCTGTCTCTGGAAAACTTTTCCGTAGCTCAACACTTTCACCTCCCCACAAATacactataatataatatatatgtttcGCAAAGCAGACATTTGCCTTAATATTAGACTAGTATATGTTTACCTCGGTATTAAAGTTGTATTTGTACACATTTACCTCTCTATTGGAGTAGTAAATGTTTACCTCAGTATTAGGGTAGTATTTGTACACGGTGACCTCGGTATTAGGGTAGTATTTGTACACGTTTACCTCAGTATTGGAGTAGTATTCGTACACGTTTACCTCAATATTGGAGTGGTATACGTTTACCTCCGTATTGGAGTAGTATTTGTACACGTTTACCTCAGTATTGGAGTAGTATTTGTACACGTTTACCTCAATATTGGAGTGGTATATGTTTACCTCAGTATTTGAGTAGTATTTGTACACGTTTACCTCAGTATTGGAGTAGTATTTGTACACGTTTACCTCAAGATTGGAGTGGTATATGTTTACCTCAGTATTTGAGTAGTATTTGTACACGTTTACCTCAGTATTGGAGTAGTATTTGTACACGTTTACCTCAGTATTGGAGTAGTAGGTGTTCCAGGAGGAGCGGAGGGACTCCTGCCCACCAATGTCCCACATGAGGAAGTGCGTGTTCTTCACTACGATCTCCTCCACATTGCTGCCTATGGTGGGCGACGTGTGGACCACCTCGTTCAtcagactgcacacacacaaacacacacacaaacacacacacacacacacacacacacacacacacacacacacacacacacacacacacacacacacacacacacacacacacacacacacacacacacacacacacacacacacacacacacacacacacacacttaagaacATGGCTAAGCGTAAACCAGGCTCCCAGGGGACAGCTGGAGCTGTAGGTAACGTGACGACTTGTCTACTTACCATTAATCACTTAAACCTATCTGTACATTAATCACTTAGACCTGTCTGATGGAATACCATTGAATAAATACACATTAAACTAAACCACATTATAAATGTGGTTTAGCATAGAAGTATATGGTAGAGTATAAtagtagagagagagtagagttTAGCAGTATATGGTAATAGTATATAGTAGAGTATAATAGTAGAGAGTAGAGTATAATAGAATACAGTGGAGTATAGCAGTATACGGTAGAGAATAGCAGTATATGGTAGAGTATAATATACAGTAGAGCCTAATAGTATACGGCAGAGTATGTTATTGAGTATTGTAGTACTTACAACTGGTAGAGTATGGTGGTCTTTCCTGCATTGTCCAACCCAACAATGATCACTTTGTGTTCTGGACAAAacatgaagaaagaaaaacacgcATGAAAAACAAAACCTCCTCCAATTCACCACAGCCCACCACACTAGGAAACGAGCCACAGCTCCCCAACCGCTTGGTTTTCCCTTCCTCGACTGTGAACTCTTTTCCGTTTGCTTACTCTATTTTCACTGTTTGTATATCAcagtacagtctcaaagggcttaacaggccgtaTATTTATCACACACCCCTGACCCTTCCCCACCAGAGGGCAAGGAAAAACCaccttaattagcaaggaagaaacctTGATCATCagaaaatatgtaataatactataaaTGCTAGACAAAACCTTTTGGATAATGCTTGTAGACGGCAAGTCATTCGTAGTACAGTACTACAAATACAGTAGTACCGTACTTGTAATACAGACAGAACTTGTAATACAAGTACTGTTCCCAACCCGACCAGCTCCAGTATGCCGGAGTGATTCTGATGACACTGTGTCCCGGCTCAGGTgcggacggacacacacgcgcCACACGTCATACTGAAGTGCTTTGGCATCTCCACCTTTACAGGTGCCGACTGGAAGTGAGGTCAGGGGGGGCTGTGGTAAAGGAAGGAAGTGAGGCCATTGTACTCCCATTGTACTGGAGTACTTAGCATGTGGATGCTTCCTACGGAGGTGGAGGACCCAGGGGCTGTAGGGTGACGGAGCCGGAAGCAACCCTTTAATGTGGCCTTCCGTTTACCATTTAGTTGAATACACACTTTAAATTGTGGAGATTATAGTCGAAGGAGGCGATTAGTGCCGGGTAGGCTGACACAGGGAAAGGTAGGGAGATACAGATCTGCCCCCCCGAGAGCGAAAGCACAACAGTCCACTGGTGGATAATCCTCATCTGAAGGAGGATTAGGAAAGATGTGTGGTAATCCTCATTAGTGGTGAATGGACAGAAGTGTATCGGTGGTGGAGCTGGGTTGAAAGTagagtccttttttttttttaagtatctTTAAATTATGCATATAGGTTATATTGTTGTTTGACGTGGTCTGCCCTGCTGTTGGCCATGTAGTTAACTTTagaggagggtgagagaagAATTCCGCTATAATGAATAGTGCTGACTGGGATGTGACCACAGCTATGGCTGAACAACTGTTCCCTAAACAAAGAGCATCATCCCAGCCGCCACACTCTGCTTAGAGTAGCCAGGCGTTTCTCCACGTCACAAACCTGTTAAAACCACCAGGATCCATCCAACACACTAACTAAAGCCACTTCTACTACAGTCACAACTTTAAAACAAGTCAAACAGCGGCAAGCACCCACAGAGGAGTGTCTGGAGAAGATGTAGTGGCTGGTACCACTAGAACAGTTATTATTTTACatatctttatttactttttcttggattgttgctgctatgtggctaTTGAGGAACAAATCCTATGGAATTTACTCGTGTGTACTTCTAcaaataagatgtaataaaagtaccTCTGATTTCTGATTCTGAAGAAGCAGACAATAGAAGTGGACTACTTGGAGAGTTGAAGTCAACTTTTCAATCTACTGTTAACTTGGCGACATCGTAACATAACATCACAAACATCATGCTGCAGAGTTAAACGATTTAACTAACCTTGGTCACAGAAGAAGCTCCACAGCTTGGCGAAGATGACGCCCATGGTGCAAACAATGAGGATCCAGATGTGGAGAGCGGCTAGCCTAGCTAACCAGCAGCTGTGGAGGGGAGAGCTAGCCTAGCTAACCAGCAACTGTGGAGGGGAGAGCTAGCAAAGCTAACCAGCAGCTGTGGAGGGGAGAGCTAGCCGAGCTAACCAACAGCTGTGGAGGGGGGAGCTAGCCAGGCTAACTAGCTGCTACGGCTAAAAGTCAAGCGGTGTCTCTGCTAGCATTAGCGCTAGAATTAGCTGTAGCTCTCCAGCGGAATCCTCACAGACCGTTCCGACAGGGACTCCATGTACACAAGACCGCCTTTAAAACCCTGCTGCTCGTAAAGGAGGGGGGGTAGTAATATGACCAAGATAGAATGGGATGCTAATGCTGCTAAGCGCTATCAACAGGTCTGTGATGTAAACTAAGCGGAGGGAGCCGGAGCTAGCTAACAGAGGAATGTCTCCTTCGGGCTGCGTCCCGCTAATGGCTGCGTCCCGTTAAGGTCTCCTTGAGGCTGCGTCCCGTTAATGACTCCTTCGGGCTGCGTACCGTTAATGTCTTCTTGAAGTTCACTCGGAGCTCCGCGACGCCCCGTTGTGGTGACGTCACGGGCGTCATCTCGTTACTGCCCAATAGTTGTAACGGCAAAACGAGAATGGGACCATTTATTGTGTATTAAATAGTCTTTTACACTTACTTTTATACCTTATCACGTTTCCCCTCACAATTCTCCGGTTATAAACAGAGTCGTGTGGCAAAACCAAAACCCTCAGTGTGTATAAAAAGTGTATATATACAATTTATTATATTCCCTTTTTTGTTCACTGTTCTGTTGTTCATTCATAGTTACATCTCGCCTAAAACATTATGTATACATTGCGTTTCCTTTTATGAAGTTGTAAAATCACAGCACACAACTATTTTGCATAGCAATTGCCCGACGGCCGAGCAGCCAAAACGCTGTAGAGATGTTATCAGGGGTTGTGAGTGGGAGTCCCGCTAACCCGTCTGAAATGTAAACGCTTGAAAATGGCCCCCTCCCTCGGTCGACCCCCGTAATTACTACTACTAAACAGCCCACTCCaagtgcccctgactgcagcccgcagatcgaggatgagctaaatgtgggcgggcttaaacgtttaactccgcccacatttaaggacaattccgcgcagtatcatacgttctcccgctttcgagcggaggagctaaatgtgggcgggtctaaacgtttaacccatggttttatcctctcgggcgccatctggtggcggagatccggcagcacattctcaaacatcaatacagcacagcacagcacaatgaCTTACCGGTAATATGGAAAAGGGTTCATGCATTTGATAGACTTAGACATTCCTACTTTTAACTTGTCATTGCCAATGTCTTTTTTAGTATAGACACATATTATTTCCACTCGTACACAATTATATTAGCTAagtcaaataaaccaaagacagaagcgggagaacgtatttccgtctggtccatgatactgcgcggaattttccttaaatgtgggcgggcttaaacgtttaagcccgcccacatttagctcctccgctcgaaagcgggagaacgtatgatactgcgcggaattttccttaaatgtgggcggagttaaacgtttaagcccgcccacatttagctcctccttgatctgcgagctgcagtcaggggttactcgcccaatctggcaacactggaaCGCTGCGGGCCACCGTAGGGCGTTCTGTTACCAAGGCAGCAGGACGGAGCCAGGCGGACCTTGAGTACACTTTAGAGTTGGAACGCACCCACGGTGTTGCGTTGTCTGCGGTAGACTTCTGCTGAGTGGGTTCCTCACCCACCCCGGTGATGTTCAGGTGAGATCGCGTTAAACTTAAGTCAAACCACAACTCCTAAGTTGTCAAGCCACCCCCACAGTCTCGATGTTTTTTCCCCCCATTGTTGGGTAAAAAAGTTACAGAAAGTTGTGTGACAAAAGTCAAAGCAGCTTGTGGCCGATAGTGTAGTGAGCCTCTACATGGCTAAAGTGTCTTATTCAGTGTGATCGGTGTTTATTAAGTGGTTATAACGTGGACAAGGTGTCCCCTCATCTTTACCGCAGACAGTCCTACCAGGAGACAGGGTGTGTAtcgctgtgttgtgttgtttgtgtgttcaggcTCTCGAGAAGTCCGGGAGAGGTGATGGACGTCTCCCAGCACTGAGCGCCATCGGATCGGAGGCACCATGGGCACCGCCTCCTCCCTGGTCAGTCCCGGGGAGGTGATAGAGGACGGCTACGGGGGCGAAGGCGGCGAAGCCTGTGTGATCCCCGTGGAGGTGAAGCCCAAGGCCCGACTGCTGAGGAGCTCCTTCCGCCGAGGTCCCCGGGTGATCGGGGCCAGCTTCAAGTCCACGGGCTCCGTGGACCTGGAGTACGCGGCCGAGTACGAGCGGCTGCGGAAAGAGTACGAGATCTTCCGTGTGAGCAAGAACAACGAGATCTCCTCCATGCAGAAAAAGGAGGCGAAGCTGGACGATGAAAACAAGAGGCTTCGAGCTGAGCTGCAGGTAAGTTGGTTCCCAGTTGCACCTAAGAGAAGATGATGAGGTGATAAGATCAGATAGCACAGGATATTTGCATACTTAGTGCCTTTAGGATAAGGAAGGACCATACCCATAGATTATAGAAGGAAACTGTGTTTCAGAAACGTGAGGATAAAATAGAATACAATAAGGGGTTGTTGTGAATCTGATGTTGTTACACTTGTATGACACTttgttgtgatgtgttgtggTGTGACGTTTTGTGAATCTGATGTTGTTACGCTCGTGTAACGCtttgttgtgttatgttgtgttgtgtagccTCTACAGAAGACAGGGTGTATAacgttgtgttttgttgtgttgtgtaggcCCTACAGAAGCCACAGTGCATAacgttgtgttgtattgtgt
Proteins encoded in this region:
- the arl8 gene encoding ADP-ribosylation factor-like 8; the encoded protein is MGVIFAKLWSFFCDQEHKVIIVGLDNAGKTTILYQFLMNEVVHTSPTIGSNVEEIVVKNTHFLMWDIGGQESLRSSWNTYYSNTEFIILVVDSTDRERLVISKEELYRMLANEDLRKAAVLILANKQDMKGCMSAAEISKYLSLSTIKDHPWHIQSCCALTGEGLCQGLEWMSSRAGLR